A stretch of DNA from Montipora foliosa isolate CH-2021 chromosome 4, ASM3666993v2, whole genome shotgun sequence:
CAAACAAAAGTGAGTCTAGGAAGACAGAAAACAACCCCGTAACCTCAAGAGAAACAAGGAAAAATGTCAACAGGCAGCCATTCGGAAACAACGCCCCACACTACAACCGCTCTAAGTTTCACCTCCAATTTTCCAATACCGGCTCCCATGAAAGTCTCTGGGGACCAAATAAATAATTGGGAGTTCTTCAGACAACAGTGGGAAGATTATGAACTCGCCACTGGCCTTGATAAGCGCCCCGAGGCAATACGCTTAGCGACGCTACGATCAGTAATGGGAAAAGATTGTCTGCAGATATTTTTAAATCTCAAGTTGACAGAAGAAGAGGCATCAAGTGTAAACTCTAGCCTAGCAGCTTTAGCAGCATATTTTAAGCCGAAAACCAGTGTGGTTTACGAAAGATATCTGTTCAACTCGTCGACTCAAGGCCCAGATGAAGGGATcgatgaatttgtgaatagactAAGAAAAGAAGCGTCGTCATGCAAATTTGGTACGCTCACGGATGAAATGATCCGCGACAGAATCGTCATTGGCCTCCAAGATAGAAACACCAAGCTTAGATTGCTCAAAGAAGAAGACTTAGATCTTAATAAAACGGTGAATATTTGCAGAGCCAGCGAAATTGCTAGCAGGCAATTGAAATCGATGAAGCTGAGTCAAACAAGCAAACAAGTCAACACCGTGGGCACTCAAGCAAAACGGTTTAATAACAAACAACCGCGTAAGTCAAACCCGACGAGAAACACTCGAGGGAAAAGAAAGCCAAAGCAAACGGTGACCAAATGCACTAGATGCGGCGGCCCAGAAAAGCACAAGTTAGAAGAATGCAGGGCATATGGGCAAACATGCCTAGTGTGTAAAAAGCCAAATAATTTCGCAACAGTATGTCGTTTTAATTACAAGTCAAAGAGCCACAATCCGAAACACAGAGACGTCCGACAAGTAGAAACTTCTGAAGAAGAATCCGAAGCAAGTGATGATCCACTTTTCAAAATAGAAGAGGTCTCAAACATG
This window harbors:
- the LOC138001300 gene encoding uncharacterized protein, translated to MSTGSHSETTPHTTTALSFTSNFPIPAPMKVSGDQINNWEFFRQQWEDYELATGLDKRPEAIRLATLRSVMGKDCLQIFLNLKLTEEEASSVNSSLAALAAYFKPKTSVVYERYLFNSSTQGPDEGIDEFVNRLRKEASSCKFGTLTDEMIRDRIVIGLQDRNTKLRLLKEEDLDLNKTVNICRASEIASRQLKSMKLSQTSKQVNTVGTQAKRFNNKQPRKSNPTRNTRGKRKPKQTVTKCTRCGGPEKHKLEECRAYGQTCLVCKKPNNFATVCRFNYKSKSHNPKHRDVRQVETSEEESEASDDPLFKIEEVSNMKTKGKQINTNLVFSDMKEAYHTELTCQLDTGATCNVISLRDLAVITQIGDPPLKSSKVKLRLFDGSLMKPRGVATLKTHRNGSTAQLNFQVVDTKNKPLLSAETCERLGLLKVTINEASEVNAVTAQDKPRVPLTREAILKEYKDVFEGLGHIGICSSFVVNPDHTPVQHAPRRVTVTLQKEVKEKITEMEKKGIIQKVTEPTDWISSMVVVPKPGKI